A region of Myxococcota bacterium DNA encodes the following proteins:
- the rlmB gene encoding 23S rRNA (guanosine(2251)-2'-O)-methyltransferase RlmB: MASRGRRKSAGARSGPDARSEQAAGVAERLAGLHPIREALAARRRTLFWLEVAATARHPAVGELTEQAIAAGIEVRHREGAAAERLPAPGLALAVGALPELGLEELVDHVAARGRRTLVALDGVEDPQNLGAMARVAEASGAGGLILTRRNAPPLSAAVSRASAGAIEWLPVARVTNLSRALGDLKERQYWILGADLAGADSLYQGELGSGGPWVVVLGAEGRGLRDGVRKQLDRAVRIPLGGKVASLNVSTAAAVILFELMRQSEGAG; encoded by the coding sequence ATGGCCAGCCGAGGCAGGCGGAAGAGCGCGGGCGCACGGTCGGGTCCCGACGCCCGGTCCGAGCAGGCCGCCGGCGTGGCCGAGCGCCTCGCGGGGCTGCACCCCATCCGAGAAGCCTTGGCGGCCCGGAGACGAACGCTGTTCTGGCTGGAGGTGGCAGCGACGGCGCGCCATCCCGCGGTGGGGGAGCTCACCGAGCAGGCTATCGCGGCGGGCATCGAGGTGCGCCACCGCGAAGGCGCCGCCGCCGAGCGACTGCCTGCGCCGGGCCTGGCACTGGCGGTCGGGGCGCTCCCCGAGCTCGGGCTCGAGGAGCTCGTCGACCACGTCGCCGCGAGGGGCAGGCGAACCCTGGTGGCGCTGGATGGAGTCGAGGACCCCCAGAACCTGGGAGCCATGGCGCGGGTGGCCGAGGCCTCGGGTGCGGGTGGGCTGATTCTCACCCGGCGCAACGCGCCGCCGCTCTCCGCCGCCGTCTCCCGAGCGAGCGCGGGCGCGATCGAGTGGCTGCCGGTCGCCCGGGTCACCAACCTTTCTCGGGCGCTCGGCGACCTGAAGGAGCGCCAGTACTGGATTCTGGGGGCCGACCTCGCCGGGGCCGACTCGCTCTACCAGGGCGAGCTCGGGAGCGGTGGGCCCTGGGTGGTGGTGCTCGGGGCGGAGGGGCGCGGTTTGCGCGACGGAGTGCGCAAGCAGCTCGACCGGGCGGTCCGGATTCCCCTCGGGGGAAAGGTCGCTTCGCTCAACGTCTCGACCGCCGCCGCCGTGATCCTCTTCGAGCTGATGCGCCAGTCCGAAGGGGCCGGTTAA
- a CDS encoding GTP-binding protein has protein sequence MAKEKFERTKPHVNVGTIGHVDHGKTTLTAAITSRQAHKGLAEKVDF, from the coding sequence ATGGCCAAGGAGAAGTTCGAGCGAACGAAGCCCCACGTGAACGTGGGGACGATCGGTCACGTGGACCACGGGAAGACGACGCTGACGGCGGCGATCACGTCGCGTCAGGCGCACAAGGGTCTGGCCGAGAAGGTGGACTTC